The sequence below is a genomic window from Leishmania major strain Friedlin complete genome, chromosome 30.
GGGGCTGCTAGAGTGCGGAtgccgcgccacgccgcctgGTAGCTGCGCTTCGCCAAACGGCCGTCGCGGAAGCAGTTCACCGCGATGCGCGCCGCGACGACACTGCTGAGCGTGATGACAATAATCTGCGTCGGACTTTTGTCCTTCAGCCGCTCGTTGAGGTACTGGCAGATGGTGGTCATGATGGCTGTGTCTTacgtgcgccgcagcacacaGCCAATGCTTGACgacggagggaggaagggggtcGCTGTCGTGGAAGAGGTGTATTCGAGGGTGTTCCAAGAGAAGCCTCTGGTGGCGCAAGAAGGGTCGCGGAacgcaacgaaaaaaaaaaaagaaaatcgaagaaaaaaagagtgGGGTGCTCCAACGCGGCAACGTGAAAGACACTTTCGCAGTCGAACGGATGGGTGCAGACGGACTGCTTCAACTTCTCCTGcggcgtgcgcacgtgtgctcTGCTTATCTGAGTTGCGggcaagagaaaaagagcgGGACGGAAAACAACGTAAGGGGCAATCAAGACAGCTACATAGACTGAGCCGTGAACGAAGCCTTATCTTCCGTAGATGAGAATgtctttcgctctctccttGTGTCAACGGTCGCTCCCTTGTTGCAACGTCGGCTTTACGTTGATAGCGCACACCCACAACACGACTTTAGGaagaaaaacaagaaaaTGGCGACCAAGGCAGCGGTATCGCCGAGACCGAAGGAGCAGGTGAATTGACCGGCGAAGAAGCACGAGCAACCGCACCGAGTGCCAAATGCTGTGAGGTGAgcaggggagggaagagaagggaggtgAGGGTGAGGAAACAGAGCTGAGTTTGAAGCGATGATGGGGGTGGTGAGGAGTTCCCGCTCGAATGCcagggaggaggtgagggGCGAGAAAAGGTAGATGCGGTAGACGGTGAAAGCTAGAGAGGGAACGTGCCAGAAGAAGCCGAGAGCCActgtggtggtgatggtgttGAGGAGGATGGCAGGGCgggcggggaagggggggggacagaAATGGAGTCTCAGGCAGTTACACACTCCACTACACAGCACACAACACGgatacacatgcacgcaaCTAGCTGCAAAAAAACGAAACCGAGAAAAGAtcacaaaaacaaaaagggtGAGTCAGGGAAGGGGCATGCAAACTCAACTGTGACGACGATCGatcgcacacacactacaGATGGCGCAATGTATGGAGTCGGTGTGGAAGATAAAACAGCACACGAGGTAACGAGAAGAGCGGgacagaggcggagagagagagagagtcagaGTGGATCAGAGCAGTCGAGGCTGTCAGCAGCCAGCGGGGACACACGTTATCACAAGCCATACTCTAAAGTTCGCGTGAgcggaagaaaaaaaaaacaagatGTCGGCGATGCTCCTTTCGCATCGGTGATCCGGGGGCAAGCGCGGACCATCACAATTCCCTCAAGGCCAGGGGCCACCGCGCCTCGGTGCAAAACGCACACCGAGAATCCGCCCTCGCCCCAGTGCCCTTtgcccacctctctctctctctctcgtgaaCACAAAGGCCGAGTGTCGAGTGAAACGCTCGTACACAGTAGGAGACCATCCCAGCATCTCCTTCACCATGATGCTCGTTCGCCTTGATGAGCGTGCGAGTGCGTTGTTGATTCGCACAGGTGAGCGAGAGGAGGCAGGGCAGGGTAGGGAGGGACAGGAGGGCATAGGAGAAGAGGCGTAGACACACTTCTTTCGTGCTCCGCAGACGGCGGGGTAATTGAGCAACGTCCATAATAAGCGAAAAAACAACTAAagaacgcacacacgcacacacactagCACACGGACCTGAGGTAGATTAGACAGTCCACAAGGGAGGAAGACAAGTGCAGCTCGTGACAGCAGTTGCGTCTATGGTGTGTAAGCACATGAGCAAAAAACGAGAGacaacgaagaaaaaaaaaaacagagcTTTGTGGAAACGCAGCAACGTTACACCCGTCAGCAACACCGTCTTCTGCAGggggtgtgcgcgctgcctcgttctcgccccctcccccgaccACGTGCTTCCTTCCATGCCCACTTCCCGAGACAGCAATGCATCCTTTCGTTGGCTTTTGCGCTACCCGCAGAGATACACCGCACGGCAGCCCACAAAGCGAGAAAACGGCTGAGGAAGCTCGGCGAggacagggagagaggaagcagCAAAAGCAGCTCGACAGCGAGCACACAAGAAGGGGTTGCACCGCGCCAGCCACAGGCCACCCGGGGCACGGCCACCATGACGACAGCCAAACAGAAACCGCCACATGGCCCCCTacgtcaccaccaccgcaaccTCTCCAAAAAGGGaaacgcacacatgcataaGGGTGTGTGACAGTGCACGGCACACGGAGCCAAACGTCCCAGTCGCAGGAGCCCGTAGTCGtccccctctctgccgcGGTGACGAGCGTGTGTTCAAATCATCTTGCACGGCATAGTGCACCCGCCCATCCTGGCGCCTCTGCCTAGAAGAGGATGGTAAGAGACTCGCCGGGGTAAAAGATAAAGCAAGCAGCGATGCGGGGGTGCAGGTCGGCCACCACGACGCCGCGATCGTCACTGTCGTTCACGACGATGCGAAGGGCACGTTGCACGCCATCGTACAAGAAACGAATACGATCGCCGTTTCGACACACGGGAAGGCGGCGCACGGCAGGTGTGTAGCGGCCGATTCGACCGTCAATCACGTCGGCGCAGGCCGCCTTCCAGTAGAACCCCTCCGGTATCTGTGAGGCTTGCGACGTCTTTTCCACCACACCAATGAAGGTGTCCGAGATGGAGTCGAGGCGCACCTGCCACGACACCACACCGCGGTCCTCTGGGAACTGGGCAAGGAGTGCTTCGAACATCTCTTTGCTGCGCACGCCAATCTGCGtatcgccaccgccgctggcgacgcACCGCAGTCGCACTCCTTCAGCCAGAACGGTCGCCTCGACATCGTCGTCGACGGGGAAGGTGAGTCGCAGGGGCGTCGATAAGGTATTGCcggcgaagagagagagagagccgccACCGTTCATGGACATGTTGCTACCCGCGCTAAGCCTGCCGGATCGGTTCAGTCTAGGGGAAGTGGTATGGTTGTGTTCTATTGTTTGCAAATCTAAGCCAATATCGAGACTGGTCAACGTCATCTCGCCCAGGCTGACCACCTTGAAGCCGTTCCCCGTCACGGTGGGCAGATCTGCATTGAGGCACTTGCCAAACTGTGAGTGACGCTTCAGCACCTCGTCGTCTGTGCCGCCGTTCCGAATCGCGTGAAACTGCAGGAGAGTCTCGTTGACGCTGTTCAGCTTGTCGAGGtactgccgccgcgacgccgtcagcgcGGCATCACCGCTATCGCGAAGGTTTGTCAGGGTGCGCCGCACTTCCAACTCGCGCTGCATGAGCTGCTGTTTGAACGCCTCGAAGCGCTCCGTCACCATGTTCTCGACGGCGTCGTACGTGTCGGAGTAGAGCACCGAGACGCGATTCAtctccgccgcctgctgctctAATCGGTGCTTGACCTCGAGGAGAGATTCCATGTCACGcgacagctgctgccgcgcctctgcagcggccaccgccaccgtcacaTGGAGGTGGTCGCGATGCGGCCCGACCTGCAGGCAGTAGGCGCAGCACACCTGCCGGCACTGCGAGCAAAAAAACTCGGCTCGGTACTCCTCATGCCCGCGCAGCGGGCATCGTGGCATGAAGTTTCGACTCGACTCGCTAAGCTTGCCAACGGCATGATCACGCTTGGCGCTGTTCCTGTGCACAGCAATGCAGCAGTCCTCACAgtacacgcacatgcactcACCACACTGCACTTTGGCAGACGTCGTCTCGCACCAC
It includes:
- a CDS encoding conserved zinc-finger protein, giving the protein MPARVITCGICFNVLDHPLTFDCHHSFCTGCVRRQLTENGSNGFQCPLCATSRTEVHLHNLAQYADHETEVYVEVLARGTSNPPKCQWCETTSAKVQCGECMCVYCEDCCIAVHRNSAKRDHAVGKLSESSRNFMPRCPLRGHEEYRAEFFCSQCRQVCCAYCLQVGPHRDHLHVTVAVAAAEARQQLSRDMESLLEVKHRLEQQAAEMNRVSVLYSDTYDAVENMVTERFEAFKQQLMQRELEVRRTLTNLRDSGDAALTASRRQYLDKLNSVNETLLQFHAIRNGGTDDEVLKRHSQFGKCLNADLPTVTGNGFKVVSLGEMTLTSLDIGLDLQTIEHNHTTSPRLNRSGRLSAGSNMSMNGGGSLSLFAGNTLSTPLRLTFPVDDDVEATVLAEGVRLRCVASGGGDTQIGVRSKEMFEALLAQFPEDRGVVSWQVRLDSISDTFIGVVEKTSQASQIPEGFYWKAACADVIDGRIGRYTPAVRRLPVCRNGDRIRFLYDGVQRALRIVVNDSDDRGVVVADLHPRIAACFIFYPGESLTILF